The proteins below are encoded in one region of Mycobacterium shinjukuense:
- the gnd gene encoding phosphogluconate dehydrogenase (NAD(+)-dependent, decarboxylating) produces MQLGMIGLGRMGANIVRRLVDGGHECVVYDHNPDAVTAMAGVHRTTAVSSLRELHRRLTPPRVVWVMVPAGDITTGVIDELATTLDSGDIVIDGGNSYYRDDIKHAKLLAEKGIHLLDCGTSGGVWGRERGYCLMIGGDRDAFTHAEPIFATAAPGVDAAPRTPGREGAVAQSERGYLYCGPAGAGHFVKMVHNGIEYGMMASLAEGLNVLRNADVGTRVRPGDAETAPLANPEFYQYHLDIPEIAEVWRRGSVIGSWLLDLTAIALHESPNLTEFAGRVSDSGEGRWTSIAAIDEGVPTPVLTTALQSRFASRDFDDFANKALSAMRKQFGGHAEKPAN; encoded by the coding sequence ATGCAGCTAGGGATGATCGGTCTGGGCCGGATGGGCGCGAACATCGTCCGCCGCCTGGTCGACGGTGGACACGAGTGCGTGGTCTACGACCACAACCCGGACGCGGTCACGGCGATGGCCGGCGTGCACCGCACCACCGCGGTGTCCTCGCTGCGTGAACTGCACCGGCGGCTCACCCCACCGCGTGTGGTGTGGGTGATGGTGCCCGCGGGGGACATCACCACCGGGGTGATCGACGAGTTGGCCACCACGCTCGATTCCGGCGACATCGTGATCGACGGCGGCAACTCCTATTACCGCGATGACATCAAGCATGCAAAGCTCTTGGCGGAAAAGGGAATTCATCTGCTGGACTGCGGTACCAGCGGTGGTGTGTGGGGCCGGGAGCGCGGCTACTGCTTGATGATCGGCGGCGACCGGGACGCGTTCACGCACGCGGAGCCGATCTTTGCCACCGCCGCACCCGGGGTGGACGCGGCGCCGCGTACGCCGGGCCGCGAGGGTGCGGTCGCGCAGTCGGAGCGGGGCTACTTGTACTGCGGGCCAGCCGGGGCGGGGCACTTCGTGAAGATGGTGCACAACGGCATCGAGTACGGGATGATGGCTTCGCTCGCCGAGGGATTGAACGTTCTGCGCAACGCCGACGTCGGCACCCGGGTACGACCGGGCGACGCGGAAACGGCGCCATTAGCCAACCCCGAGTTCTACCAGTACCATCTGGACATCCCTGAGATCGCCGAAGTGTGGCGACGGGGCAGCGTGATTGGCTCATGGTTGCTCGATCTGACCGCGATCGCACTACACGAATCGCCCAACCTGACCGAGTTCGCTGGGCGGGTCTCGGATTCGGGGGAGGGCCGCTGGACCTCCATCGCGGCGATCGACGAGGGTGTTCCCACCCCGGTGCTCACCACGGCGCTGCAGTCCCGGTTCGCCTCGCGTGACTTCGATGACTTCGCCAACAAGGCGCTCTCCGCGATGCGCAAACAGTTCGGTGGCCACGCCGAGAAACCAGCCAACTGA
- a CDS encoding pyruvate, phosphate dikinase, translated as MSRSPRATGCPEGAPASDVVALNGDVNYPRELLGNKGHGINTMRRHKLPVPPAFCITTGVGVRYLMAAGPTREAIWNDVLDRMSWLEAETSRTFGRGPRPLLVSVRSGATESMPGMMDTILDVGMTDAVERALAGQGTSEFARDTRRRFTRMYRRIVATDPPDDPCAQLRASIEAVFASWNSPRAVAYRAHYGLDDQGGTAVVVQAMVFGNRCENSGAGVLSSRNPITGANEPFGEWLPGGQGDDVVSGLVDVEPITALRGAQPAVYRELMAAARSLERLAGDVQEIEFTVENGTLWLLQTRAAERSAQAAIRLALQLRREGLIDDAETVRRVTPAHVQALLMPALQPETRLAAPLLAKGLPACPGVASGTAHTEVDRALAAADRGEPVILVRDHTRPEDVIGMLAAQGIVTEVGGATSHAAVVSRELGRVAVVGCGHGVAASLAGKRITVDGYEGEVRQGILPLSAWSENDTPELHELAAIARRVSPLRAHTKGDYPTLDEHSEAAVRAAMTAGHTDVVSATPLITMLTAQRLGGEATA; from the coding sequence ATCAGTCGTAGCCCACGAGCCACCGGCTGCCCCGAAGGCGCACCCGCGAGCGACGTCGTTGCGCTGAACGGCGACGTGAACTACCCACGGGAGCTTCTGGGCAACAAGGGCCACGGCATCAACACGATGCGCCGCCACAAGTTGCCGGTGCCGCCCGCGTTCTGCATCACCACCGGGGTGGGCGTTCGCTACCTCATGGCGGCCGGGCCCACGCGGGAGGCGATCTGGAACGACGTGCTGGACCGGATGAGCTGGCTGGAGGCGGAAACCTCCCGCACGTTCGGCCGCGGCCCCCGCCCGCTTCTGGTCAGCGTGCGTTCGGGCGCCACCGAGTCGATGCCCGGCATGATGGACACGATCCTGGACGTGGGCATGACCGATGCCGTCGAACGGGCCCTCGCCGGGCAGGGCACTTCGGAGTTCGCCCGCGACACCCGCCGCCGGTTCACCCGCATGTATCGGCGCATCGTGGCCACCGACCCCCCCGACGACCCATGCGCGCAGTTGCGCGCGAGCATCGAGGCCGTCTTCGCCTCGTGGAATTCGCCTCGCGCCGTTGCCTATCGCGCCCATTACGGCCTCGACGACCAGGGCGGCACCGCGGTCGTGGTGCAGGCGATGGTATTTGGCAACAGGTGCGAGAACTCCGGGGCGGGGGTGCTGTCGTCGCGCAACCCGATAACCGGGGCCAACGAACCGTTCGGCGAGTGGCTACCCGGCGGCCAAGGCGACGACGTGGTGTCGGGATTGGTCGACGTCGAACCGATCACCGCCCTGCGTGGTGCACAGCCCGCCGTCTACCGCGAGCTAATGGCCGCCGCGCGCAGCCTGGAGCGCCTGGCCGGCGACGTCCAAGAGATCGAATTCACCGTCGAGAACGGCACGCTGTGGCTGCTGCAGACCCGGGCGGCGGAGCGGTCGGCCCAGGCCGCAATACGCCTGGCCCTGCAGTTGCGACGCGAAGGACTCATCGACGATGCCGAGACCGTGCGCCGGGTGACCCCGGCACACGTGCAGGCCTTGCTGATGCCGGCGCTGCAGCCGGAAACACGGTTAGCCGCACCACTTTTGGCCAAGGGCCTGCCCGCTTGCCCGGGCGTGGCATCCGGGACGGCGCACACCGAGGTGGACCGGGCGCTGGCCGCCGCGGACCGGGGCGAGCCGGTCATCTTGGTGCGCGACCACACCAGGCCCGAAGACGTCATCGGCATGCTGGCCGCCCAGGGCATTGTCACCGAGGTCGGGGGCGCCACCAGCCATGCGGCGGTGGTCAGCCGCGAACTGGGCCGAGTGGCCGTGGTGGGCTGCGGCCACGGGGTCGCGGCATCGCTGGCCGGCAAGCGGATCACCGTCGACGGTTACGAAGGCGAAGTGCGCCAAGGCATTTTGCCGTTGTCCGCGTGGTCCGAGAACGATACACCGGAGCTGCACGAGCTGGCCGCCATCGCGCGACGGGTCAGCCCGCTGCGGGCGCACACCAAAGGCGACTATCCGACCCTGGACGAGCATTCCGAGGCCGCGGTGCGTGCCGCGATGACCGCCGGGCACACCGACGTGGTGTCGGCCACCCCGCTGATCACCATGCTGACCGCACAACGTCTGGGCGGCGAGGCCACCGCGTGA
- a CDS encoding winged helix DNA-binding protein: MIELAVLQAVRLKGRVSRADLAQTLGEELAAIIETVDRLTAAGLLVDAATLRISPSGRIRLGELLARERSRADPTVLAAVYRDFRRVNADFKRLVTDWQLKGGKPNTHDDADYDAAVLARLDVVHRRVVPIIEAAATQLPRLSAYPAKLRAALDKVKAGDIAWLSRPLIDSYHTVWFELHEELLAAVGLTREEAARSGDAQ, encoded by the coding sequence GTGATCGAGTTGGCGGTGCTGCAGGCCGTCCGGCTCAAGGGCCGGGTGAGCCGCGCCGACCTGGCGCAAACGTTGGGCGAGGAGCTGGCCGCCATCATCGAGACCGTCGATCGGCTGACCGCGGCCGGCCTCCTGGTCGACGCCGCCACGCTGCGGATCAGCCCCAGCGGTCGCATCCGGCTGGGGGAGTTGCTTGCCCGGGAGCGCAGCCGCGCGGACCCGACCGTGCTGGCCGCCGTCTACCGCGATTTCCGCCGCGTCAACGCCGATTTCAAAAGACTGGTCACCGACTGGCAGCTCAAGGGCGGCAAGCCCAACACCCACGATGACGCCGACTATGATGCCGCCGTGCTGGCCCGCCTCGATGTGGTTCACCGACGGGTGGTGCCGATCATCGAAGCGGCCGCGACACAGCTGCCGCGGTTGAGCGCCTACCCGGCGAAATTGCGGGCGGCGCTGGACAAGGTCAAGGCCGGCGACATCGCCTGGCTGTCCCGGCCGCTCATCGACTCCTACCACACCGTGTGGTTCGAACTGCATGAGGAGCTGCTCGCGGCGGTTGGCCTGACCCGAGAGGAAGCGGCCAGATCCGGTGACGCCCAGTAG
- a CDS encoding alpha/beta fold hydrolase, translating to MPEPRWIDVKGPNGDLMALTWGPADAPIALCLHGFPDTAYGWRKLAPRLAEAGWRVVAPFMRGYAPSSIPADGSYHVGALMDDALRVRSAALGTDRDVVIGHDWGAIAATGLAAMPDSPFTKAVIMSVPPAAAFRPLGRVPERARLLRELPRQLLRSWYILYFQLPWLPERSASWVLPLLWRRWSPGYHAQEDLRHVDAAIGTPQSWRAALGPYRATLRNTRPPARYAELNRLWTQAPRLPSLYLHGHDDGCATPAFTHWTKRVLPAGSDLAIVERAGHFLQLEQPDRVAELVLAFIGSPDSSG from the coding sequence ATGCCTGAACCACGCTGGATCGACGTGAAAGGTCCCAACGGCGACCTGATGGCCCTGACCTGGGGGCCGGCCGACGCCCCAATTGCGTTATGCCTGCACGGCTTTCCCGATACCGCCTACGGGTGGCGCAAGTTGGCTCCGCGGCTGGCCGAGGCCGGCTGGCGGGTGGTGGCACCGTTCATGCGCGGGTATGCGCCGTCGTCGATTCCGGCCGACGGCAGCTATCACGTTGGCGCTCTGATGGACGACGCCCTGCGGGTGCGTTCGGCGGCGCTTGGCACCGATCGCGACGTGGTGATCGGCCACGACTGGGGCGCGATCGCCGCCACCGGCCTGGCCGCCATGCCCGACAGTCCCTTCACCAAGGCGGTGATCATGTCGGTGCCGCCGGCGGCGGCATTCCGCCCGCTGGGCCGCGTACCCGAGCGTGCCCGGTTGCTCCGCGAACTGCCGCGTCAGCTGCTGCGCAGCTGGTACATCCTCTATTTCCAGTTGCCGTGGTTGCCGGAACGATCCGCTTCCTGGGTGCTGCCGCTGCTGTGGCGGCGGTGGTCGCCCGGCTATCACGCCCAGGAGGATCTGCGCCACGTCGACGCCGCGATCGGCACACCGCAGAGCTGGCGGGCGGCGCTGGGGCCCTACCGCGCCACCCTACGCAACACCCGGCCACCGGCACGCTATGCCGAGTTGAATCGGCTGTGGACCCAGGCGCCACGGCTGCCGAGTTTGTACCTGCACGGTCACGACGATGGCTGTGCCACACCGGCATTCACACACTGGACGAAACGAGTGTTACCCGCCGGCAGCGACCTGGCGATCGTGGAGCGCGCCGGCCATTTCCTGCAGCTCGAACAACCGGACAGGGTGGCCGAGCTGGTGTTGGCGTTCATCGGCTCCCCGGACTCGTCGGGCTAA
- a CDS encoding DoxX family protein produces the protein MTPHDVGLLMLRLVLGLTLAAHGVNKFFGGGRIPGTARWFESIGMRPGTFHATVAASTETAAGLGLAAGLLTPIPAAGFVALMLVAAWTVHRPNGFFIFEKGWEYNLVLAVCAVVVAIIGAGKLSLDWLIFGKNWYNGWRGLSIAVGLGLAGAVGQMLIFYRPPGLAG, from the coding sequence ATGACTCCGCATGACGTCGGCCTGCTCATGCTGCGGCTGGTGCTGGGCCTCACGCTCGCCGCGCATGGTGTGAACAAATTTTTCGGCGGTGGCCGGATACCAGGCACCGCGCGCTGGTTCGAGAGCATCGGGATGAGGCCGGGCACGTTTCACGCGACCGTGGCCGCCAGCACCGAGACGGCCGCCGGGCTGGGGCTGGCGGCCGGGCTGCTGACGCCGATCCCGGCGGCGGGCTTTGTGGCGCTGATGCTGGTCGCGGCGTGGACGGTGCACCGACCCAACGGCTTCTTCATCTTCGAGAAAGGGTGGGAGTACAACCTGGTGCTGGCGGTCTGCGCCGTCGTGGTGGCCATCATTGGCGCCGGGAAGCTCAGCCTGGATTGGCTGATCTTCGGAAAGAACTGGTACAACGGCTGGCGCGGGTTGTCGATCGCGGTGGGGCTGGGCCTTGCCGGCGCCGTCGGCCAAATGCTGATCTTTTACCGGCCACCGGGGCTAGCGGGCTAG
- a CDS encoding class I SAM-dependent methyltransferase produces the protein MSKRLRDATLFFREFCRQGETTGAIIPSSRSLARAVTRPLAQRGPVPIRVLDCGSGTGAFTDQIVNHLRPRDTFDVVELNGAFVRTLKNRFATDPRWRGVQDITTIHELPLQEFRPAAPYDFIISGLPHGNFSCSLVEEIITCYITLLKPEGVLSYVEYMYMRSIRKTVTLGTARSRVRAVDSMMMSHLGRHQVTRDSVFKNMPPAWVHHLTALNAVPVEQAA, from the coding sequence ATGAGCAAGAGGCTTCGTGACGCCACACTGTTCTTCCGTGAGTTCTGCCGACAAGGGGAGACGACCGGAGCGATCATCCCCAGCAGCCGGTCCCTAGCACGGGCTGTCACGCGGCCCCTTGCGCAGCGTGGTCCGGTGCCGATTCGCGTTCTGGACTGCGGATCAGGAACCGGCGCATTCACCGACCAGATCGTGAACCACCTGCGGCCGCGCGACACCTTCGACGTGGTCGAGCTCAATGGTGCCTTCGTTCGCACCCTGAAGAACCGTTTCGCTACCGATCCCCGTTGGCGCGGCGTCCAGGACATTACTACGATCCACGAACTGCCGCTTCAAGAGTTTAGGCCTGCGGCGCCGTACGATTTCATCATCTCTGGCCTGCCGCACGGCAACTTCTCTTGCAGTCTGGTGGAAGAGATCATCACCTGTTACATCACGCTGCTCAAGCCTGAGGGTGTCCTCAGCTACGTCGAGTACATGTACATGCGGTCGATCCGCAAGACCGTGACGCTAGGCACCGCGCGCAGTCGCGTGCGTGCGGTTGACAGCATGATGATGTCGCACCTGGGCAGGCATCAGGTGACGCGCGACAGCGTTTTCAAGAACATGCCGCCCGCCTGGGTGCACCACCTGACGGCGCTGAATGCCGTGCCAGTCGAACAGGCTGCCTGA
- a CDS encoding antitoxin, producing MRTTLSIDDDVLLAVKERARRESRTAGAVLSDLARQALTHQYAPPAPGAPDAFFGFEPLPHRGGAVSNALIDRLRDEHGG from the coding sequence ATTCGCACCACCTTGTCTATTGACGATGACGTCCTACTGGCCGTTAAAGAGCGCGCTCGCAGGGAAAGCCGGACCGCGGGGGCGGTGCTGTCCGATCTCGCCCGTCAGGCGTTGACCCACCAATACGCCCCACCCGCCCCGGGCGCGCCTGACGCGTTCTTTGGCTTCGAGCCGCTTCCGCATCGCGGCGGCGCCGTCTCAAACGCACTGATCGATCGGCTTCGTGACGAACACGGCGGGTGA
- a CDS encoding IS607 family transposase gives MNLADWAASVGVNRHTAYRWFREGALPVPAERVGRLILVRTTPAGDAAAGGVVIYARVSSHDQRADLDRQVARLRAWATEQDLTVGQVVTEVGSGLNGKRPKLRRMLSDPDAKVIVVEHRDRLARFGVEHLEAVLAAQGRRIVVADPGETTDDLVRDMIEVLTSMCARLYGRRGAVIARCALAAAKRNPGEVA, from the coding sequence GTGAATTTGGCGGATTGGGCGGCGTCGGTGGGGGTGAATCGGCATACCGCCTATCGGTGGTTTCGGGAGGGGGCGTTGCCGGTGCCCGCCGAGCGGGTGGGTCGGTTGATTCTGGTGCGCACGACGCCGGCGGGCGATGCCGCGGCGGGTGGTGTGGTGATCTATGCCCGGGTGTCCAGCCATGATCAGCGCGCCGATTTGGATCGCCAGGTGGCCCGGTTGAGGGCGTGGGCCACCGAGCAGGATCTGACGGTGGGGCAGGTCGTTACCGAGGTCGGGTCGGGTCTGAATGGCAAACGCCCGAAGTTGCGCCGGATGTTGTCGGACCCGGATGCGAAGGTGATCGTTGTGGAGCATCGTGACCGGTTGGCCCGTTTCGGGGTGGAGCACCTCGAAGCGGTGCTTGCGGCTCAGGGCCGCCGAATCGTGGTGGCCGATCCTGGCGAGACCACCGATGATCTGGTGCGCGACATGATCGAGGTGCTCACGTCGATGTGTGCGCGGCTTTATGGGCGCCGCGGAGCCGTAATCGCGCGATGCGCGCTTGCCGCGGCCAAACGGAACCCGGGTGAGGTCGCATGA
- a CDS encoding DedA family protein, whose protein sequence is METFILSHGSYLSLPVLTATGLPVPEEVVVAAAGVLSAPSVARLDPRLALAVCLAGVLIGDCALYWIGRTFGHTYLRQHRWFCRLVPGDRAERMEGMVQHHSLRVFLLARFLVGLRTPLYVAMGIMRIDFRRFVLSDGACGVLAVCAFFLPSYFGAAWIGVLIHRSEWAVTAIVPIVAAGASAYYFIWKKSRQQLRLNLPGSGDTHHEQEAS, encoded by the coding sequence ATGGAAACATTCATTCTGTCGCACGGGTCGTATCTGTCCCTGCCGGTGCTGACGGCTACCGGATTGCCGGTTCCCGAGGAAGTCGTGGTTGCCGCCGCCGGCGTTTTGAGCGCGCCCTCGGTGGCTCGGCTCGACCCGCGGCTGGCTCTGGCGGTATGCCTGGCGGGCGTTCTGATTGGTGATTGCGCGCTGTACTGGATCGGACGGACGTTCGGCCATACCTATCTGCGGCAACACCGTTGGTTCTGCAGGCTCGTTCCTGGCGATCGCGCCGAGCGCATGGAAGGCATGGTGCAGCATCACAGCCTGCGGGTGTTTCTGTTGGCCCGCTTCCTGGTCGGGTTGCGGACGCCGCTGTATGTGGCGATGGGGATCATGCGCATCGACTTCCGGCGATTTGTCTTGAGCGACGGGGCTTGCGGCGTATTGGCCGTGTGCGCGTTCTTTCTGCCCAGCTATTTTGGCGCCGCATGGATCGGCGTCTTGATTCACAGATCGGAATGGGCTGTCACTGCAATTGTGCCGATTGTGGCCGCGGGGGCCAGTGCATATTACTTCATTTGGAAAAAAAGCCGTCAGCAATTAAGGCTGAACCTACCAGGATCAGGAGATACGCACCATGAGCAAGAGGCTTCGTGA
- a CDS encoding WS/DGAT domain-containing protein, with product MPAHRMAAVDAQFLWMSAKIPNDQFLLYAFDGAPADIGHAVEQVCRRARACPDLSTRADDGCVLAYPWWVPTVVGLQWVRRHHLTDDSWRGCLAAVAELARDQLNVRRMPWRLHVFTPVSGIPGLPGPGTVAVLQVAHALGDGARASAMAAWLFGRPARVPEIARPRTGFLPCRAVEAARAHRQLVRDTAAGLVAPGVGTRPPLPTNARPEGVRMVRTLVRRRSQLAGPTVTVTVLAAVSTALSGLLGRAVDTLGAEVPMAKPGVPQAHNHFGNVVVGLYPQLRPDDRVRRIVTDLANARRRLEHPAMRSASRAFAAVPAALLRLGVWQFDAEARPERVAGNTVVSSVYRGAADLSFGDAPVVLTAGYPALSPVMGLTHGVHGIGDTVAISVHAAQSAVPDIDAYLRLLDAAL from the coding sequence GTGCCGGCACACCGGATGGCGGCCGTGGACGCGCAGTTCCTCTGGATGTCGGCCAAGATCCCCAACGACCAGTTCCTGCTCTATGCGTTCGACGGTGCACCCGCCGATATCGGCCATGCGGTCGAGCAGGTGTGCCGCCGGGCCCGCGCGTGCCCGGACCTGAGCACGCGGGCCGACGACGGATGCGTCCTGGCCTACCCGTGGTGGGTGCCGACGGTCGTCGGGCTCCAGTGGGTGCGTCGCCACCACCTGACCGACGACAGCTGGCGCGGCTGCCTGGCGGCGGTGGCCGAGCTGGCACGCGACCAACTGAACGTTCGCCGGATGCCTTGGCGGCTACACGTATTCACCCCGGTATCCGGCATCCCGGGCTTACCCGGGCCCGGCACTGTCGCCGTCTTGCAGGTGGCGCACGCGTTGGGCGACGGGGCTCGCGCGTCGGCGATGGCCGCATGGCTCTTCGGCCGGCCGGCACGAGTGCCCGAGATAGCCCGGCCGCGAACGGGTTTCCTACCGTGCCGGGCCGTCGAGGCGGCACGTGCGCACCGCCAGCTGGTTCGCGATACCGCTGCCGGGCTGGTGGCGCCGGGCGTCGGAACGCGGCCGCCGCTGCCCACGAACGCCCGACCCGAAGGCGTCCGCATGGTGCGCACCCTGGTGCGGCGGCGCTCGCAGCTGGCCGGCCCCACGGTCACCGTCACGGTGCTGGCCGCGGTGTCCACGGCGCTGTCCGGCCTGCTCGGCCGGGCCGTCGATACTCTGGGCGCAGAGGTGCCCATGGCCAAACCTGGTGTGCCACAGGCGCATAACCACTTCGGCAACGTGGTTGTGGGGCTGTACCCGCAGCTGCGGCCCGACGACCGGGTGCGGCGGATCGTGACCGACCTGGCCAACGCGCGCCGCCGTTTGGAACATCCCGCGATGCGCTCGGCCAGCCGGGCCTTCGCGGCGGTGCCCGCGGCGCTGCTGCGCCTCGGCGTCTGGCAGTTCGACGCCGAGGCGCGGCCGGAGCGGGTGGCCGGCAACACCGTGGTGTCCAGTGTCTACCGCGGGGCCGCCGATCTGAGTTTCGGGGATGCCCCGGTGGTGCTGACGGCCGGGTATCCGGCGCTCTCGCCGGTGATGGGTCTGACCCACGGGGTGCACGGCATCGGTGACACCGTGGCGATCAGCGTGCACGCGGCACAGTCGGCCGTGCCCGACATTGACGCCTACCTGCGGCTGCTGGACGCCGCGCTGTAA
- a CDS encoding short-chain fatty acyl-CoA regulator family protein, with product MFSGARLRRLRHERGLTQAALAHALDLSTSYVNQLENDQRPITVPVLLALTERFDLPAQYFSSDADARLVADLSDVFTETAAEHAVSRGQIEEFVARMPEVGRGLVTVHRRLREATEELEAYRSRAIAETELPPERPMPFEEVRDFFYDRNNYIGELDVAAEQMFTESGMRPGGLDIQLAELIRERFGISVVIDDGLPDTVKRRYHPDTKVLRVAHWLLPGQRAFQVATQLALLSQSDLISALVATDDRLSTEARGVARIGLANYFAGAFLLPYREFHRAAEELRYDIDLLGRRFGVGFETVCHRLSTLQRPQQRGIPFIFVRTDRAGNISKRQSATAFHFSRVGGSCPLWVVHDAFAQPGRIVRQVAQMPDGRSYFWVAKTTAPEGLGYLSQHKNFAIGLGCDLEHADKLVYSTGVVLDDPSTAVPIGAGCKICNRTSCAQRAFPYLGGRVVVDENSGSSLPYSSSNH from the coding sequence ATGTTTTCGGGTGCTCGGCTGCGGCGGTTGCGCCACGAACGGGGGCTGACCCAGGCCGCGCTGGCCCACGCCCTGGATTTGTCCACCAGCTACGTCAACCAGCTGGAGAACGATCAGCGGCCGATCACCGTGCCGGTGTTGCTCGCGCTCACCGAGCGCTTCGACCTGCCCGCCCAGTACTTCTCTTCCGACGCCGATGCGCGGCTGGTGGCTGACCTGTCCGACGTGTTCACCGAGACCGCGGCCGAGCATGCGGTCAGCCGCGGCCAGATCGAGGAATTCGTTGCCCGGATGCCCGAGGTCGGTCGCGGCCTGGTCACCGTGCACCGCCGGCTGCGCGAGGCCACCGAGGAGCTGGAGGCCTATCGATCTCGTGCGATCGCCGAAACCGAACTTCCGCCCGAGCGCCCGATGCCGTTCGAAGAGGTCCGCGATTTCTTCTACGACCGCAACAACTACATCGGCGAGCTCGACGTGGCGGCCGAGCAGATGTTCACCGAGAGCGGGATGCGGCCCGGCGGGTTGGACATCCAGCTGGCCGAGCTGATCCGGGAGCGATTCGGCATCTCCGTGGTGATCGACGACGGGCTACCCGACACCGTCAAGCGCCGCTACCACCCGGACACCAAGGTGCTTCGGGTCGCCCACTGGTTGCTGCCCGGCCAGCGCGCCTTCCAGGTCGCCACCCAACTGGCACTGCTGAGCCAGTCAGACCTGATCTCGGCCCTGGTGGCCACCGATGACCGGCTCAGCACCGAAGCCCGCGGCGTCGCCCGGATCGGGCTGGCCAACTACTTCGCCGGCGCCTTCCTGCTGCCCTACCGCGAATTCCACCGCGCCGCAGAGGAATTGCGCTACGACATCGATCTGTTGGGCCGGCGGTTCGGGGTGGGCTTCGAGACCGTGTGCCACCGGTTGTCGACGCTGCAGCGCCCGCAGCAGCGCGGGATACCGTTCATCTTCGTGCGCACTGACAGGGCCGGCAACATCTCAAAACGGCAGTCCGCCACCGCATTTCACTTCAGCCGGGTCGGCGGCAGCTGCCCGCTGTGGGTGGTGCATGACGCCTTCGCCCAGCCGGGCCGGATCGTGCGTCAGGTCGCGCAAATGCCCGACGGCCGGTCCTACTTCTGGGTCGCTAAGACCACCGCGCCCGAAGGGCTCGGCTATCTGAGCCAGCACAAGAATTTCGCCATCGGGCTGGGCTGCGACCTGGAGCACGCCGACAAGCTCGTCTACTCCACCGGGGTCGTGCTCGACGACCCGTCCACGGCGGTCCCGATCGGGGCGGGTTGCAAGATCTGCAACCGCACCTCATGCGCCCAGCGCGCGTTCCCGTACCTGGGCGGGCGGGTCGTGGTCGACGAGAACTCGGGCAGCAGCCTGCCGTATTCGTCCAGCAACCACTGA